One window of the Canis aureus isolate CA01 chromosome 1, VMU_Caureus_v.1.0, whole genome shotgun sequence genome contains the following:
- the LAIR1 gene encoding leukocyte-associated immunoglobulin-like receptor 1 isoform X1, which translates to MFPHVTTFLALTLCLGGGLHAQQGVLPSPSIWAQPSSEIPRGQPVTIVCQGPAGAETFRLEKEGSALHKDVRNPQHETQARFPIPAVGEDTARRYRCLYNKDGTWSDRSKELQLVVTEVSPVPWDDSSSLGLSTEHVYILIGVSVALFLCVLLLAHIFIRRQQQKKHRPSSSKGEEQRTQERVSPAVDIRERTPDLATISRLPERDREGSISTPTAGGPQDVTYAQLDHHILTQRTAPATSPQSVEPMAESSTYAALARH; encoded by the exons ATGTTTCCCCATGTGACCACCTTCCTGGCCCTCA CGCTCTGCCTGGGTGGAGGGCTCCACGCACAGCAGG GGGTCCTGCCCAGCCCCTCCATCTGGGCCCAGCCGAGCTCTGAGATTCCCCGGGGGCAGCCGGTGACCATCGTGTGTCAGGGCCCTGCTGGGGCTGAGACATTCCGCCTGGAGAAGGAGGGAAGTGCTCTACATAAAGATGTGAGGAACCCACAACATGAGACGCAGGCCAGATTCCCCATCCCTGCGGTGGGTGAAGACACTGCCCGGCGCTATCGCTGCCTCTATAATAAAGACGGCACCTGGTCTGACCGCAGCAAGGAACTGCAGCTGGTGGTGACAG AAGTCTCACCGGTGCCCTGGGACGACAGTAGCAGTCTCG GCCTGTCAACAGAGCATGTTTATATTCTTATTGGGGTCTCTGTGGCCTTGTTCCTTTGTGTCCTCCTGCTGGCCCACATCTTCATCCGTCGTCAGCAACAGAAAAAACACA GGCCCTCCAGCAGCaaaggtgaggagcagaggacCCAGGAGAG GGTCAGCCCGGCTGTTGACATCCGAGAGAGGACACCAG atCTGGCTACAATCAGCAGACTTCCTGAGAGGGACAGGGAAGGGAGCATCTCC acccCTACTGCAGGAGGCCCCCAGGACGTGACATATGCTCAGCTGGACCACCACATCCTCACACAGAGGACAGCTCCAGCCACATCCCCACAGTCTGTGGAGCCCATGGCTGAGTCCAGTACATATGCAGCCCTTGCCAGACACTGA
- the LAIR1 gene encoding leukocyte-associated immunoglobulin-like receptor 1 isoform X2, with amino-acid sequence MFPHVTTFLALRVLPSPSIWAQPSSEIPRGQPVTIVCQGPAGAETFRLEKEGSALHKDVRNPQHETQARFPIPAVGEDTARRYRCLYNKDGTWSDRSKELQLVVTEVSPVPWDDSSSLGLSTEHVYILIGVSVALFLCVLLLAHIFIRRQQQKKHRPSSSKGEEQRTQERVSPAVDIRERTPDLATISRLPERDREGSISTPTAGGPQDVTYAQLDHHILTQRTAPATSPQSVEPMAESSTYAALARH; translated from the exons ATGTTTCCCCATGTGACCACCTTCCTGGCCCTCA GGGTCCTGCCCAGCCCCTCCATCTGGGCCCAGCCGAGCTCTGAGATTCCCCGGGGGCAGCCGGTGACCATCGTGTGTCAGGGCCCTGCTGGGGCTGAGACATTCCGCCTGGAGAAGGAGGGAAGTGCTCTACATAAAGATGTGAGGAACCCACAACATGAGACGCAGGCCAGATTCCCCATCCCTGCGGTGGGTGAAGACACTGCCCGGCGCTATCGCTGCCTCTATAATAAAGACGGCACCTGGTCTGACCGCAGCAAGGAACTGCAGCTGGTGGTGACAG AAGTCTCACCGGTGCCCTGGGACGACAGTAGCAGTCTCG GCCTGTCAACAGAGCATGTTTATATTCTTATTGGGGTCTCTGTGGCCTTGTTCCTTTGTGTCCTCCTGCTGGCCCACATCTTCATCCGTCGTCAGCAACAGAAAAAACACA GGCCCTCCAGCAGCaaaggtgaggagcagaggacCCAGGAGAG GGTCAGCCCGGCTGTTGACATCCGAGAGAGGACACCAG atCTGGCTACAATCAGCAGACTTCCTGAGAGGGACAGGGAAGGGAGCATCTCC acccCTACTGCAGGAGGCCCCCAGGACGTGACATATGCTCAGCTGGACCACCACATCCTCACACAGAGGACAGCTCCAGCCACATCCCCACAGTCTGTGGAGCCCATGGCTGAGTCCAGTACATATGCAGCCCTTGCCAGACACTGA
- the LAIR1 gene encoding leukocyte-associated immunoglobulin-like receptor 1 isoform X3 has protein sequence MFPHVTTFLALTLCLGGGLHAQQGVLPSPSIWAQPSSEIPRGQPVTIVCQGPAGAETFRLEKEGSALHKDVRNPQHETQARFPIPAVGEDTARRYRCLYNKDGTWSDRSKELQLVVTEVSPVPWDDSSSLGPSSSKGEEQRTQERVSPAVDIRERTPDLATISRLPERDREGSISTPTAGGPQDVTYAQLDHHILTQRTAPATSPQSVEPMAESSTYAALARH, from the exons ATGTTTCCCCATGTGACCACCTTCCTGGCCCTCA CGCTCTGCCTGGGTGGAGGGCTCCACGCACAGCAGG GGGTCCTGCCCAGCCCCTCCATCTGGGCCCAGCCGAGCTCTGAGATTCCCCGGGGGCAGCCGGTGACCATCGTGTGTCAGGGCCCTGCTGGGGCTGAGACATTCCGCCTGGAGAAGGAGGGAAGTGCTCTACATAAAGATGTGAGGAACCCACAACATGAGACGCAGGCCAGATTCCCCATCCCTGCGGTGGGTGAAGACACTGCCCGGCGCTATCGCTGCCTCTATAATAAAGACGGCACCTGGTCTGACCGCAGCAAGGAACTGCAGCTGGTGGTGACAG AAGTCTCACCGGTGCCCTGGGACGACAGTAGCAGTCTCG GGCCCTCCAGCAGCaaaggtgaggagcagaggacCCAGGAGAG GGTCAGCCCGGCTGTTGACATCCGAGAGAGGACACCAG atCTGGCTACAATCAGCAGACTTCCTGAGAGGGACAGGGAAGGGAGCATCTCC acccCTACTGCAGGAGGCCCCCAGGACGTGACATATGCTCAGCTGGACCACCACATCCTCACACAGAGGACAGCTCCAGCCACATCCCCACAGTCTGTGGAGCCCATGGCTGAGTCCAGTACATATGCAGCCCTTGCCAGACACTGA
- the LAIR1 gene encoding leukocyte-associated immunoglobulin-like receptor 1 isoform X4 — MGVLPSPSIWAQPSSEIPRGQPVTIVCQGPAGAETFRLEKEGSALHKDVRNPQHETQARFPIPAVGEDTARRYRCLYNKDGTWSDRSKELQLVVTEVSPVPWDDSSSLGLSTEHVYILIGVSVALFLCVLLLAHIFIRRQQQKKHRPSSSKGEEQRTQERVSPAVDIRERTPDLATISRLPERDREGSISTPTAGGPQDVTYAQLDHHILTQRTAPATSPQSVEPMAESSTYAALARH; from the exons ATGG GGGTCCTGCCCAGCCCCTCCATCTGGGCCCAGCCGAGCTCTGAGATTCCCCGGGGGCAGCCGGTGACCATCGTGTGTCAGGGCCCTGCTGGGGCTGAGACATTCCGCCTGGAGAAGGAGGGAAGTGCTCTACATAAAGATGTGAGGAACCCACAACATGAGACGCAGGCCAGATTCCCCATCCCTGCGGTGGGTGAAGACACTGCCCGGCGCTATCGCTGCCTCTATAATAAAGACGGCACCTGGTCTGACCGCAGCAAGGAACTGCAGCTGGTGGTGACAG AAGTCTCACCGGTGCCCTGGGACGACAGTAGCAGTCTCG GCCTGTCAACAGAGCATGTTTATATTCTTATTGGGGTCTCTGTGGCCTTGTTCCTTTGTGTCCTCCTGCTGGCCCACATCTTCATCCGTCGTCAGCAACAGAAAAAACACA GGCCCTCCAGCAGCaaaggtgaggagcagaggacCCAGGAGAG GGTCAGCCCGGCTGTTGACATCCGAGAGAGGACACCAG atCTGGCTACAATCAGCAGACTTCCTGAGAGGGACAGGGAAGGGAGCATCTCC acccCTACTGCAGGAGGCCCCCAGGACGTGACATATGCTCAGCTGGACCACCACATCCTCACACAGAGGACAGCTCCAGCCACATCCCCACAGTCTGTGGAGCCCATGGCTGAGTCCAGTACATATGCAGCCCTTGCCAGACACTGA
- the LILRA5 gene encoding LOW QUALITY PROTEIN: leukocyte immunoglobulin-like receptor subfamily A member 5 (The sequence of the model RefSeq protein was modified relative to this genomic sequence to represent the inferred CDS: inserted 2 bases in 1 codon), whose product MTLTMMAMLCLGLSVSSRTRVQAGILPKPTIWTEPGSVIPWGTPVTIWCQGSLKAQEYLLHKEGKLWPWERQPALEPKDKAKFSIMYMXQQYAGRYCCYYRRATDQSHYSDPLELVVTGFHGKPNLSALPSPVVPSGGNVTLQCGLQTGFHRFVLMKEGEGQPSWTQDSQRAPSEVFQGLFPVGPVDPSLKWSFRCYGYYSNTLQVWSFSSDPLELLDSGEKPNPLPSIRKIFRGSGGKYRRNLGFSRDSAPIHTPRDPAHQLSALTSVIFLSSSLASDPKDYTVENLIRMGMATVMLVVLGILLFESWYSQRRTQDAASR is encoded by the exons ATGACCCTAACCATGATGGCCATGCTCTGTCTAG GGCTGAGTGTGAGCTCCAGGACCCGAGTACAAGCAG GGATCCTCCCCAAACCCACCATCTGGACTGAGCCAGGTTCTGTGATcccctgggggacacctgtgACCATCTGGTGTCAGGGGAGCCTGAAGGCCCAGGAGTACCTCCTGCATAAAGAGGGAAAGTTATGGCCTTGGGAGAGACAGCCTGCACTGGAACCCAAGGACAAGGCCAAGTTCTCCATCATGTACAT ACAGCAATATGCAGGACGATATTGCTGCTACTATAGAAGGGCCACTGACCAGTCACATTACAGTGACCCCTTAGAGCTGGTGGTGACAG GATTCCATGGCAAACCCAACCTCTCAGCCCTACCCAGCCCTGTCGTGCCCTCAGGAGGGAATGTGACCCTCCAGTGTGGTTTACAGACAGGATTCCACAGGTTTGTCCTGATGAAGGAAGGAGAAGGCCAACCGTCCTGGACTCAGGACTCCCAGCGAGCCCCCAGTGAGGTGTTCCAGGGCCTGTTCCCTGTGGGCCCCGTGGACCCCAGCCTCAAGTGGTCATTCAGATGCTATGGTTATTACAGCAACACCCTCCAAGTGTGGTCATTCTCCAGTGACCCCCTGGAGCTGTTGGACTCAGGTGAGAAGCCCAACCCTCTCCCCTCTAT CCGGAAGATCTTCAGGGGTTCAGGAGGCAAGTATAGGAGAAATTTGG GATTCTCTAGAGACTCAGCCCCCATTCACACTCCCCGGGACCCAGCTCACCAGCTG TCTGCCCTGACTTCTGTGATCTTTCTGTCCTCATCCTTAGCCTCTGACCCCAAGGATTACACAGTGGAGAATCTCATCCGAATGGGCATGGCTACTGTGATGCTGGTGGTCCTCGGGATTCTCCTCTTTGAGTCCTGGTACAGTCAGAGAAGAACCCAAGATGCAGCCAGCAGGTAA